In Streptomyces capitiformicae, one genomic interval encodes:
- a CDS encoding alcohol dehydrogenase catalytic domain-containing protein has protein sequence MYGAGDVRVENVPDSIIKLPTDALVRITSSCICGSDLWPYGSMKPEDGPARMGHEFIGVVEDTGSEVTTVKRGDLVVAPFAVSDNTCPFLPRGSAHLLRPPAGELLGRRAGGGRPGRSGPRPARRRHPRQAPRRPGLRLHPVPADAHGRPRHRLPRRRRGRRERAHPRHRDR, from the coding sequence ATGTACGGCGCCGGCGACGTCCGCGTCGAGAACGTCCCCGACTCCATCATCAAGCTGCCCACCGACGCGCTGGTCCGCATCACCAGCTCCTGCATCTGCGGCAGCGACCTGTGGCCCTACGGCTCGATGAAGCCCGAGGACGGGCCGGCCCGGATGGGCCACGAGTTCATCGGCGTCGTTGAGGACACCGGCTCGGAGGTGACCACCGTCAAGCGCGGCGACCTGGTCGTCGCCCCGTTCGCCGTCTCCGACAACACCTGCCCGTTTCTGCCGCGAGGGTCTGCACACCTCCTGCGCCCACCCGCAGGCGAACTTCTGGGGCGGCGAGCCGGAGGAGGGCGGCCAGGCCGAAGCGGTCCGCGTCCCGCTCGCCGACGGCACCCTCGTCAAGCTCCCCGTCGCCCCGGACTCCGCCTTCATCCCGTCCCTGCTGACGCTCACGGACGTCCTCGGCACCGATTACCACGCCGCCGTCGCGGGCGGCGTGAACGAGCGCACCCGCGTCACCGTGATCGGTGA
- a CDS encoding zinc-binding dehydrogenase has protein sequence MNERTRVTVIGDGAVGLMAVLSAKRLGAEQIILMGRHHARTDLGREFGATDVVSARGEEGIEQARELTGGDGTHVVLECVGNTPAYEQSLGIVRHGGVISRVGVPQCEDDPVGFGSLFGHNIRLAGGPAPVRAYIEELMPDILNGTIEPGKVFDATTALDGVPVGYQDMADRNTLKVLINP, from the coding sequence GTGAACGAGCGCACCCGCGTCACCGTGATCGGTGACGGCGCCGTCGGCCTGATGGCCGTGCTCTCGGCCAAGCGCCTGGGCGCCGAACAGATCATCCTCATGGGCCGCCACCATGCGCGTACCGACCTCGGCCGCGAGTTCGGCGCCACCGACGTCGTCTCCGCCCGAGGCGAGGAAGGCATCGAGCAGGCACGGGAACTCACCGGCGGCGACGGCACGCACGTGGTCCTCGAATGCGTCGGCAACACGCCCGCCTACGAACAGTCCCTCGGCATCGTGCGCCACGGCGGCGTCATCAGCCGCGTCGGCGTCCCCCAGTGCGAGGACGACCCCGTCGGCTTCGGCAGCCTCTTCGGCCACAACATCCGCCTCGCTGGAGGCCCCGCCCCCGTACGTGCCTACATCGAGGAACTGATGCCCGACATCCTCAACGGCACGATCGAGCCCGGGAAGGTCTTCGACGCCACCACCGCTCTCGATGGAGTCCCGGTCGGCTACCAGGACATGGCCGACCGCAACACCCTCAAGGTCCTCATCAACCCCTGA
- a CDS encoding VOC family protein → MAIQRMDNVGIVVDDMDAAIAFFVELGMELEGRAQVEGLFADQCTGLDGVRCDIAMVRTPDGHSRLELAKYRSPAVISAGPRNRPHNTLGTHRIMFAVDDIEDTVARLRPHGAELVGEIARFEDSYLLCYIRGPEGIIVGLAEQLR, encoded by the coding sequence ATGGCGATTCAGCGGATGGACAACGTCGGCATCGTCGTCGACGACATGGATGCCGCCATCGCGTTCTTCGTGGAACTCGGTATGGAACTGGAGGGCAGGGCGCAGGTCGAGGGCCTCTTCGCTGACCAATGCACCGGACTCGATGGCGTCCGCTGTGACATCGCGATGGTCCGGACCCCGGACGGTCACAGCCGGCTCGAGCTGGCGAAGTACCGCAGCCCCGCGGTGATCAGCGCCGGGCCGCGCAACCGGCCGCACAACACTCTGGGCACGCACCGCATCATGTTCGCCGTCGACGACATCGAGGACACCGTTGCCCGACTGCGCCCTCACGGCGCCGAACTCGTCGGCGAGATCGCCCGGTTCGAGGACAGCTATCTGCTCTGCTACATCCGCGGCCCAGAGGGCATCATCGTCGGACTGGCCGAGCAACTGCGCTGA